One Chloroflexota bacterium DNA window includes the following coding sequences:
- a CDS encoding peptidoglycan bridge formation glycyltransferase FemA/FemB family protein: protein MRIYTSVDQLLSPHTWNEFVKRSPTGHLLQSWTWGEFKACFGWRPLRIAAVEGDQILAAMQVLFRPLPFGYFTTAYIPKGPLVTPVALNTPSTLALLPALHEACRRQRAIFLKIEPDWEETASTRSWLELQGFVPSQQTVQPRRTVLIDLTADEEAILAQMKPKTRYNIRLAQRKGVSVRMGTVEDLPLFYQLLKVTGQRAGFGIHTQDYYAQAWQLFAAQDTVALFLAEHERKPLAAIMVFTWGKKAWYMYGASSDEERQRMPTYLLQWEAMRWAKARGCETYDLWGIPDVDESEIGPDIALAEEQGALSIGLGGLYRFKKGFGGREVRYVGAYDYVYNKPMYRLLTALWKWWKG from the coding sequence ATGCGTATCTATACATCTGTAGACCAACTCCTTTCTCCTCATACATGGAATGAATTCGTCAAACGTTCACCAACTGGCCACCTGCTGCAATCCTGGACGTGGGGCGAATTCAAGGCTTGCTTTGGCTGGCGACCGCTGCGCATTGCCGCTGTCGAAGGGGATCAGATATTAGCGGCAATGCAGGTTCTGTTTCGCCCATTGCCCTTTGGGTACTTCACCACGGCATACATACCTAAGGGCCCTTTGGTTACTCCTGTTGCTCTAAATACTCCCTCCACTCTGGCTTTGCTACCGGCTTTGCATGAAGCATGCCGTCGCCAACGTGCCATTTTCCTCAAGATAGAACCAGACTGGGAAGAAACGGCGTCCACGCGAAGCTGGCTAGAACTGCAGGGATTTGTTCCAAGCCAGCAAACGGTTCAACCTCGCCGCACAGTCCTGATTGATCTGACCGCAGATGAAGAAGCAATACTTGCCCAGATGAAGCCTAAAACCCGCTACAACATTCGTCTGGCACAGCGCAAAGGGGTGTCTGTGCGTATGGGAACTGTGGAGGATCTGCCTCTCTTCTACCAACTATTGAAGGTTACCGGCCAACGTGCAGGATTCGGCATACACACGCAGGATTATTACGCACAAGCTTGGCAGCTTTTTGCTGCTCAGGATACCGTGGCCTTGTTCTTGGCAGAACATGAGCGCAAGCCCCTGGCAGCTATCATGGTGTTTACTTGGGGCAAAAAAGCCTGGTACATGTACGGTGCCTCTTCTGATGAAGAAAGGCAACGCATGCCTACCTACCTTTTACAGTGGGAAGCCATGCGTTGGGCAAAGGCTCGCGGTTGCGAAACATACGATCTGTGGGGTATCCCTGACGTAGATGAAAGCGAAATCGGGCCGGATATTGCCTTGGCTGAGGAACAAGGAGCGCTGAGCATAGGCCTGGGGGGACTCTACCGCTTCAAAAAGGGCTTTGGTGGCAGAGAAGTTCGTTATGTAGGCGCGTATGACTACGTCTACAACAAGCCCATGTACCGTCTGTTGACTGCTTTATGGAAATGGTGGAAAGGATAA